From a region of the Gemmatimonadota bacterium genome:
- a CDS encoding zinc-binding dehydrogenase, with product MKAAHVVAHRQIEMFEADEPNIEDFPKGSIKVKAHMTAICGSDSPKFVLKQPDAVYPMNIGTSIHECIGTVVASSSNRFQPGDFVQARPTAGIGGLAEYYISSERVGVHLADYKPLDELLMSQPLGTVIWACRKLGNILNQDAVVVGQGPMGLLMTHLLSNLGAKTVVAVDTVDFRLEAAKKMRATHVVNPDREDVVAVVREITDGRMADLVVEIVGHNQDTVNLCLNLTKRLGTVLAFGVPDDDVYAFNYRAFFSKNVTLVGSVGPDSLNDYPLAMDMIAQGRIDVSPIITHHLPFTEVQKGFELFIDHRDEAIKVVLDYE from the coding sequence GTGAAAGCAGCACACGTTGTCGCTCATCGGCAGATTGAGATGTTTGAGGCCGATGAGCCGAATATTGAGGATTTTCCAAAGGGATCGATAAAGGTTAAGGCGCATATGACCGCGATTTGTGGGTCGGATTCGCCAAAGTTTGTATTGAAACAGCCGGACGCAGTGTATCCGATGAATATCGGGACTTCGATTCACGAGTGTATTGGGACGGTGGTTGCGTCGTCGTCGAATCGGTTTCAACCCGGGGATTTTGTGCAGGCGCGGCCCACGGCGGGTATTGGTGGGTTGGCTGAGTATTATATTTCGAGCGAAAGAGTGGGGGTGCATCTCGCAGATTATAAACCGCTCGATGAATTGTTGATGTCACAGCCTCTCGGGACGGTGATTTGGGCGTGTCGCAAGTTGGGTAATATTCTCAATCAGGATGCTGTGGTGGTGGGGCAGGGGCCAATGGGTTTGTTGATGACGCATTTGTTGAGCAATTTGGGGGCGAAGACCGTTGTTGCTGTGGATACGGTCGATTTTCGTCTTGAGGCGGCCAAAAAGATGCGGGCGACCCATGTGGTAAATCCCGATAGGGAAGATGTGGTGGCTGTTGTGAGAGAAATTACGGATGGGCGGATGGCCGATCTGGTGGTGGAGATTGTGGGGCACAATCAGGATACGGTCAATTTGTGTCTGAATTTAACCAAGCGTCTGGGTACAGTGCTGGCGTTTGGTGTGCCCGATGACGATGTGTATGCGTTTAATTATCGCGCTTTTTTCAGTAAGAATGTGACGCTGGTCGGCTCTGTGGGGCCAGATTCGTTGAATGATTATCCCCTGGCTATGGATATGATCGCACAGGGACGCATCGATGTCTCGCCGATTATCACACACCATTTGCCGTTTACAGAGGTGCAAAAGGGTTTTGAATTGTTTATCGATCATCGCGACGAGGCGATTAAGGTTGTGCTGGATTATGAATAG
- a CDS encoding phytanoyl-CoA dioxygenase family protein translates to MQMTKAQKQQFFEEGYVLVRGAVPKLMADQARRAINRHMRYRVMQQGRNPGLSNEPVITDLFNKSPLWGLCESVVGKGQLIQPQGGNVKLNFPDAEERPLTRGHLDLGGKLKDGLLSRGMTLLVVILVHDVPRPFMGNFCFWPGSHRAYEATFQKDPNYVETAKANRRIPDIDLPHGPIQFMGEAGDAVICHHQMYHNGGPNHSPDIRYAVIFRPRHVNSRENSTDTMADIWREFEGLNDLKEEAMAV, encoded by the coding sequence ATGCAGATGACCAAAGCTCAAAAGCAGCAGTTTTTCGAAGAGGGATATGTGCTTGTGCGAGGTGCTGTGCCAAAGTTGATGGCCGATCAAGCGCGCAGGGCTATTAATCGGCATATGCGTTATCGCGTGATGCAACAGGGACGAAATCCGGGGTTGAGCAATGAGCCGGTGATTACAGATTTGTTTAATAAATCGCCGCTTTGGGGTCTGTGCGAGTCAGTTGTGGGAAAGGGGCAGTTGATCCAGCCGCAGGGAGGCAATGTGAAGCTCAATTTTCCCGATGCAGAGGAGCGCCCACTGACGCGAGGGCATCTGGATTTGGGCGGGAAGCTGAAGGATGGGTTGCTGAGTCGCGGTATGACGCTGCTCGTTGTGATTCTGGTTCACGATGTTCCAAGGCCCTTTATGGGCAATTTCTGTTTTTGGCCCGGGTCCCATCGCGCTTATGAGGCGACGTTTCAAAAAGATCCCAATTATGTGGAGACGGCAAAGGCCAATCGCCGGATTCCCGATATCGATTTGCCGCATGGGCCGATTCAGTTTATGGGCGAAGCAGGCGATGCGGTGATCTGCCATCACCAGATGTATCACAATGGAGGACCAAATCATTCGCCCGATATCCGTTATGCCGTGATTTTCAGACCCCGACACGTCAACTCGAGAGAAAATAGCACGGATACTATGGCCGATATCTGGCGCGAGTTTGAAGGGTTGAATGATCTGAAAGAAGAGGCGATGGCGGTTTAG
- a CDS encoding Fic family protein — protein sequence MSNGFRPVFTTTHPITSGLTHIERARGFLEAAMLSEQWVQEMGQRALLLEAHHTTHIEGTHLTLDQSRLLLAGRPVPDANPEDVKELLNYRKAFEFVSEYISDGGPITEGLIREIHRRLVEGVRGGIAGPGAYRKIQNYVVNSLTGEIIYEPPPAYDVPILMAELVDWIQREQEVHPVLMSGIAQFQLVHIHPFLDGNGRTSRLLSTLCLYRAGYDFKRLFTISEYYDRDRVAFYQAIQSVRESGMDLTDWLEYFVEGLSTQLAEVRRLGERTIRRDILIKERGLPDRQARALSHIVEHGSLTIQDFEHLCPDVNRRSLQRDIRAMIEQGIIKEKATSPTDPGKRYVFNDG from the coding sequence ATGAGTAACGGCTTTAGACCGGTCTTCACAACGACTCATCCCATCACCAGCGGACTGACACACATCGAACGCGCTCGAGGCTTCCTGGAAGCAGCTATGCTATCAGAGCAGTGGGTGCAGGAAATGGGGCAGCGCGCCTTGCTTCTGGAAGCGCACCACACCACGCATATTGAGGGAACGCACCTCACGCTGGACCAATCCCGCCTGCTGCTGGCGGGGCGCCCTGTACCGGATGCCAACCCAGAAGATGTGAAGGAATTGCTCAACTATCGGAAAGCATTCGAATTCGTATCCGAATATATTTCGGATGGCGGCCCGATCACAGAGGGATTGATTCGAGAAATCCACAGGCGTCTGGTTGAAGGTGTGCGCGGCGGCATAGCGGGTCCCGGCGCGTATCGGAAGATCCAGAATTATGTGGTAAACTCCCTCACCGGGGAGATCATCTATGAGCCACCACCAGCTTACGATGTGCCAATCCTGATGGCGGAATTGGTGGACTGGATCCAGCGGGAGCAGGAAGTCCATCCCGTGCTAATGAGCGGAATTGCACAGTTTCAGCTTGTGCATATCCATCCGTTCTTGGACGGCAATGGTCGCACCTCCCGCCTGCTCTCCACTCTGTGCCTCTATCGTGCCGGATATGACTTCAAACGCCTGTTCACGATCAGCGAATACTATGACCGGGACCGGGTCGCCTTCTACCAGGCGATTCAAAGCGTTCGGGAAAGCGGTATGGATCTGACTGACTGGCTGGAGTATTTCGTAGAAGGGCTATCTACTCAGCTTGCCGAAGTCAGGAGGCTTGGAGAACGGACCATCCGACGGGATATCCTCATCAAGGAACGAGGTCTGCCCGATCGTCAGGCCAGGGCACTTAGCCACATTGTCGAACATGGTAGTTTGACCATTCAGGACTTTGAGCACCTTTGCCCCGACGTCAATCGCCGGTCACTTCAGCGAGACATTCGTGCCATGATAGAACAAGGGATAATAAAAGAAAAAGCAACGAGTCCAACGGACCCTGGCAAACGATATGTGTTCAATGATGGATAG
- a CDS encoding ATP-binding protein, which yields MNIDSIHFKGHSCFKKEWAGFDTLKPINVIIGRNNSGKSHLLDLIEALCVGLHNDQGWQYRCSGVLDEESLRSAFLENHIDHASGRNHWQVHGRHFVDIPITWEVDANRDISNMVFPDDFNLNSPYGESSTNARLSGIKQVLQNASRQFNYHSFRRLLADRDIKTESATANLTLEPDGNGATNIVQRFLHTANEEFPEGVIKRELLEALNFVFGNDGEFSEITMKVHDDEKTDGSKDHWEIYLREDKKGLIPLSKSGSGLKTILLVLLNLLVVPKAKIEENRNKSDFVFAFEELENNLHPALLRRLFQYIEEYATNEKTHIFLTTHSSTALDFFSVSKNAQIIHVLHDGESARTIPISAHFDRLGVVSELGAKPSDLLQANGIVWVEGPSDRIYLNRWIDLYSDGRFQEGRDYQCAFYGGSLLARTQFKAPEEAETDLVNLLQVNPNIIVVCDGDQTDKDSDIKGRVKRINREVKTIPDAHIWITSAKEIENYIPGSVLEKALDLSGLRDPEQYENFFPRKKACSESYIEANLKKRNVDKVDLARSSVPHMTNDIMADRFDWKEQMKEIVARIKSWNT from the coding sequence TCGACACACTTAAACCGATCAACGTCATCATCGGACGTAATAACTCTGGAAAATCACACCTTCTGGATTTGATTGAAGCATTATGCGTCGGCCTACACAACGACCAAGGTTGGCAATATCGATGTAGTGGCGTATTAGACGAGGAGTCATTGAGAAGTGCGTTTCTCGAAAATCACATAGATCATGCATCAGGAAGAAATCACTGGCAGGTACACGGACGACATTTTGTCGATATTCCGATAACCTGGGAGGTTGACGCAAACAGGGACATATCTAACATGGTATTCCCCGACGATTTCAACTTGAACTCCCCTTATGGTGAAAGCTCAACCAATGCCCGACTCTCAGGCATTAAACAGGTCCTACAGAACGCATCTCGCCAATTTAACTATCATTCATTTCGCAGACTTCTCGCAGACCGAGACATTAAAACCGAGTCAGCGACGGCTAACCTAACACTCGAACCGGATGGAAACGGAGCTACCAACATAGTACAGCGTTTCCTTCATACCGCCAACGAGGAATTCCCGGAAGGGGTAATCAAGCGGGAACTCCTGGAAGCCCTGAATTTCGTTTTCGGAAATGACGGCGAGTTTTCAGAAATTACAATGAAAGTCCATGATGATGAAAAAACCGATGGCTCAAAAGACCATTGGGAGATATATCTCCGTGAAGATAAAAAGGGGCTGATCCCCTTAAGCAAATCGGGAAGTGGACTGAAGACCATTCTTCTGGTTCTACTAAATTTATTGGTCGTGCCCAAGGCTAAAATAGAGGAAAACAGAAACAAATCTGATTTTGTATTCGCTTTCGAAGAACTTGAAAACAATCTTCATCCAGCACTCCTGCGGCGGCTTTTTCAGTATATTGAAGAATACGCCACCAATGAAAAGACACATATTTTTTTGACAACTCATTCGAGCACGGCATTAGACTTCTTTAGTGTCTCGAAGAATGCTCAAATAATCCACGTTCTACATGATGGCGAATCGGCTCGTACGATACCTATTTCTGCTCACTTTGATCGCCTCGGAGTGGTATCCGAATTGGGTGCAAAGCCATCGGATTTGCTCCAGGCAAATGGCATCGTTTGGGTGGAAGGTCCATCGGACCGAATTTATCTCAATCGCTGGATTGACCTCTACTCGGATGGTCGTTTTCAGGAGGGTCGGGATTATCAATGTGCATTCTACGGTGGGTCGCTTTTGGCACGGACACAATTCAAGGCTCCCGAGGAAGCCGAAACCGATCTTGTGAATCTGCTCCAGGTTAATCCAAACATCATCGTTGTATGTGATGGGGATCAAACTGACAAAGATTCTGATATAAAGGGGAGGGTGAAGAGGATTAATAGGGAGGTAAAAACAATTCCTGACGCTCATATTTGGATAACCAGTGCTAAGGAAATTGAAAATTATATTCCCGGCTCTGTCCTCGAGAAGGCATTAGACCTTTCAGGACTTCGTGATCCTGAACAGTATGAGAACTTTTTTCCCCGTAAAAAAGCATGTTCCGAGTCATACATTGAAGCTAACCTGAAGAAGCGCAATGTCGATAAGGTAGATTTAGCCAGGTCAAGCGTTCCGCACATGACGAACGACATAATGGCGGACCGATTTGATTGGAAAGAACAGATGAAAGAAATTGTTGCTCGTATAAAATCCTGGAATACTTGA